The sequence gatactaacatttaaaattaaaataacagtTCCACGTAGCATGAGTTATCATTCAGCCATTGACTTAATCATCGATTCCCAAAATTGACGCGAAAAGAGAAAAGGAAagaatcaaagcaaagcaaagcaaacaCGCACAATAAACACGCACAATAATTGTTCCTATTTCCACGCGTCTCCTCGTCTGCAGTAATCTCGGATTAACCTATTTTAATTTTACACAAAAGGATAATATTTTAAGATGATATTTAACTCaattcaatttattaaaaaatattatttttaatgttaaatatGAAATGAGTTGATTCATCTTATTAATATAGACACCTGAAATCATCtcataaaaaatcaatttttaattttaatattatataaaagtgcatatatatatgattaaaaataaaataatatttgtacGAAAATATAGAgattacttttaaaatttaagattttatagatgtttaataataatttttatgttatgaatgatataatcaaataaaaatttaaattttttaaataaagttaaataaatattttattataatataattatatataatatgatgacttatttgtatataatttcataaataatttaatttttctccttaaAAACAGGAatcaaagatttttttaatGGTGATATTCtaggaaaattaaaaaatattttaccaatATAAGATGaagatataattataatttaaatagaatttcACCAAATTAATTGAAACCAATAAATTTATACGATGATATAAATATAACTTAAATTACTGACTCTTTGCAAGCGTgtttatacatttaaaataatatttgcaCGCGTGTTTATACAgtttaaacatattttttatgcTTAAATTTTGTTAAACACGCTTAAACTTGTAAAGTTTAATATTTGGCTTCGATGCTTTCTTCTAGAAAATGTTGTCATGACACTACATAATAACGACTTGTCTGAAATAATGTTAACAATTAGAttaaaataatcgaaaattaaaatttaatacttTGAAACTAAAATTGACTATTTACTGGACTAAATCAACCATCTCAAATGTAGCATAGAATGAGTTAAACTCATAATTACAATTTAGGGGAAATTggttgagaaatttttttttattaaattccaaataaaagaaataataaaaattctgATTTCGACACAAATAATTTATGGAGTTAGCAAAGAAATACTTGCAGTAGTTGGTTAGATGCaaagtataaaaataaaataatggtaATCCAGGCTGTGCCCTCCGCCCCACGCTGTCTCATTTATTATCACGGATTCATCTCCTTTCTCGTCATTTCTATTCACCATATTGAATCTTTCTTCCAACTTCTTTGATCCTTCCGCCGCTCCTTTTTCCTCTCCCCCGATCGACCCATCTCCTCCTATATAGCTTACGGATCCATCCATCCTCTCCATCTACGCGATTCttttttgaaaatcttaaacggtttattgaaaaaataaccAGGAGATAATCATGGCGGAAGAGCACGGATTCCAGGCGTCGGAAGGCCACAGGCTGTGCGTCAATAATTGCGGGTTCTTGGGAAGCCCCGCCACGAAGAATATGTGCTCCAAATGTTACGGCGACCTATGTCTCAATAAATCGGGGGATTCTTCTCCGATATTCTCCACCCCTTTACCTTCTACGCCTTCGCAGTCTGTTGCTGTGGTTCAGACGAGTCCTTCCGCGTCGGCTGCGGAGGTAATCAGGGAGGTTACAACGGCGGGTCAGCCGTCTCAGCCGCCTACGAACAGATGTTTTTCTTGCAGGAAGAAGGTGGGGTTGACGGGGTTCAGGTGTAGGTGTGGGACAACCTTCTGTGGGATCCACAGGTACCCCGAGAAACATGGCTGCAGCTTCGATTTCAAGGCTGTAGGCCGGGAAGCCATAGCCAAGGCTAATCCGGTGATCAGAGCAGAGAAGCTGGTGAAGATGTAATTGCAGCCGTACAATTGGTTCTCTTGATGATGAAGATGGGCGGTGAGGATATTTCCACGAAACTGAAATTGCTACGGGAGTTGGGTTTGTCGAGATCGTGTAAAtttgtatgattttaaatataatgattttatttagtaatttataTTCTTAGTCTGTAATATAGAATTtatagttatattatatatatattaaaaaatattgtctTTACTCTTGATCGGAATAGTTTGATATATAATTCGATTTGatgcttttatttaattaaattaaattcattttgCAGAAATAACTTTCTTTCaaagattttttaaaacattatcgCGTTAATGggattatataaataaaaaacatccatcaattaaaagttctattattaaataacattttaagATAAACAATAGCTGTAACTTCTTTACTGCTCATATGTCGCACATGTAGATCCATTTCCGCGTTATGATAGTGCAAcataaaaaattctataaaaaaaaacaaacaaaaagacagtatattaaaataaagttttgcgacataaatgataaaaatcgaAAAGAGatgaatttatataataaagatGGTAAAAGTTAATTTTTTCGAATAAATTCTTCATGTAGCTAAAGTAGTTCATGCATCTGTATAAGTAATTTTCAATTGTATTAGTCAACAAAATTACTCTCAGTTTTATTTTAGTGAGATAAAGAGCCAAGAGGCAATGGTTTAATTATTactatgaaatatatataagttaAAAAATTACGAGAAtacgaaaaataatatatatatttgtttattatcGAAGCATGTATGactttttaatattaattttaaaatcacaaaGAATCTTACATTTATTTTTAGGGGCAAATAAATTAACATTCATCCCTACTCTGAAAACCCAAAAAACGcgataatataataaattaatgatattttgaaactttgtgtttttaataattaaaaataaaaccctTTATTATTATAGTTGATTTTTTGTGAAATATtctcacatatttttatatacGATATATACGAGATATGTCAATCATACTGATATTTacgataataatatttttttatgagtgaatcaaataataaacatgtctcacaaaattgattttttagttttataaattttttttttgtgctattataaataaaacaaatgtaTGACAGCAACGACCCTTTCAAAATCTGTTATTTAGCCTAAATGTCCTTCCTCCGTTGGTCaccttataaataattttaatttaatttggaaaATCAGTTTTTAAATTAGCTTTCCCTCTTAAGAAAACCAATCCACGATATAGGAGTACGTCCCACTTAAGATAACTCAGTTAGGTAGACACTAATGCAGCCTAGCCTTGaaaatattctatttttcaGACACGCccgtttcatttaaaaaaaaaaaaaagtggaacTATTACCTACCTCACATCGTTTAAATGTGCTTTAAACACGCCCAACCTCGAACCAAAACGGGACATGTTGGGCCAGTCACATCCACCAGACCCACACACATATCTCAAGAATTCAGCTTCAAAACTCAGCCCTCGCAATTTCCAATCAAATTTGCTGTTGTAGGTAatcttttttatgtttaatttgcATGCAATGAATGGGAGCTTTCTGTACTGCACCGGTTTTCCCACCATAAGGAGTACCTTATATTGTTTCGGGGTTGCGAAGAGGTGTTGGATAGCTAGTTCGAGGAAGCTTGCCTCCTAAGAGGGAAATTAAGAGCGAAACTGGGGAAGTTTGTGTAGATATATTTCTGTTGAAGGGATGCAATCATGTTTTACAATTTTCCTTTTATACATTCTTAGTAACTAAGAGCTTTAGTCAATTGTTAGCAACTTGATGCAATACTCAAACATTTAGATCACTAAATTTGGTCTAATGTTATTGCCGATATACTTTAACCTGCTGCTGGGTGACCTTGGCCAAACGGAGTGGACAAGTTCAACCCTACAGCACGCATTGAAATCGAACTATGATGTCTTGATACTACCAGGTGACTTGTCCTACGCGGACCGGTACCAGCCCTGGTGGGAGACCATCGGGTACATGGTGCAACCCTTGGCCAGCAAGCGCCCGTGGATGGTGACAGAAGGAAACCATGAGATCGAACGGATACCAGAAATCCATCAAACCGGCTT comes from Primulina huaijiensis isolate GDHJ02 chromosome 2, ASM1229523v2, whole genome shotgun sequence and encodes:
- the LOC140971237 gene encoding zinc finger A20 and AN1 domain-containing stress-associated protein 6-like → MAEEHGFQASEGHRLCVNNCGFLGSPATKNMCSKCYGDLCLNKSGDSSPIFSTPLPSTPSQSVAVVQTSPSASAAEVIREVTTAGQPSQPPTNRCFSCRKKVGLTGFRCRCGTTFCGIHRYPEKHGCSFDFKAVGREAIAKANPVIRAEKLVKM